One Etheostoma spectabile isolate EspeVRDwgs_2016 chromosome 12, UIUC_Espe_1.0, whole genome shotgun sequence genomic window carries:
- the slc6a9 gene encoding sodium- and chloride-dependent glycine transporter 1 isoform X2, producing MEEKQFSGILNGAVPGEPVKKDENSRRGNWGNQIEFVLTSVGYAVGLGNVWRFPYLCYRNGGGAFMLPYFIMLVFCGIPLFFLELSFGQFASQGCLGVWKISPMFKGVGYGMMVVSTYIGIYYNVVICIAFYYFFMSMTNLLPWTYCNNPWNTPDCSGVLGSSPHLNASLVNTTTSLVAAVSEVVNRTKRTSPSEEYWKHYVLNISDDIGNFGEVRLPILGCLAVSWFVVFLCLIKGVKSSGKVVYFTATFPYLVLTILFIRGITLDGAINGIKFYLTPQWQKVLDAKVWGDAASQIFYSLGCAWGGLITMASYNKFHNNCFRDSIIISVTNCATSVYAGFVIFSILGFMAHNLNVPVSEVADHGPGLAFVAYPEALTLLPISPLWSLLFFFMLILLGLGTQFCLLETLVTAVVDEIGTDWIIRNKTVVTLSVAIVGFLLGVPLTTQAGIYWLLLMDNYAASFSLVIISCIMCICVMYVYGYRNYFKDVEMMLGFPPPVFFKVCWRFISPLIISFILIFTVIQYKPIKYNNYVYPGWSLAIGFSMALSSVVCIPIYALYKISRSPGATFRERLKFACMADPNWGPALQEHRTGRYAPMASEDTVEARPLKEKEELKEELKDDEKERKDEISLTIQGSNGSTNTHSNPNPNA from the exons AACGGAGCAGTTCCAGGCGAGCCAGTGAAGAAGGATGAAAACTCCCGGAGAGGGAACTGGGGCAACCAGATAGAGTTTGTCCTCACCAGCGTGGGCTATGCTGTGGGCCTGGGCAATGTCTGGAGGTTTCCCTACCTTTGCTACAGAAATGGAGGAG GTGCCTTCATGTTACCATACTTCATCATGCTGGTGTTCTGTGGCattcctctcttcttccttgAGCTGTCCTTCGGTCAGTTCGCCAGCCAGGGGTGTCTGGGAGTATGGAAGATCAGCCCCATGTTCAAAG GTGTGGGCTATGGCATGATGGTGGTGTCTACCTACATTGGGATCTATTACAACGTGGTCATTTGCATTGCCTTCTACTATTTCTTCATGTCCATGACAAACTTGCTTCCATGGACCTACTGCAACAACCCGTGGAACACACCGGACTGCAGCGGGGTGCTGGGCAGCAGCCCCCACCTCAACGCCAGCCTGGTTAACACTACCACAAGCCTGGTAGCAGCGGTATCCGAAGTAGTCAACCGTACCAAGAGGACCAGCCCCAGTGAGGAGTACTGGAA ACACTATGTGTTGAACATCTCGGATGATATTGGAAATTTTGGAGAGGTCCGtcttcctatcctgggctgccTGGCTGTGTCCTGGTTTGTCGTATTTCTCTGTCTCATCAAGGGTGTTAAATCCTCTGGAAAG gTGGTGTACTTTACAGCCACATTCCCCTATCTTGTTTTGACCATCCTGTTTATCCGTGGCATCACCCTGGACGGAGCCATCAATGGCATCAAGTTCTACCTGACTCCACAGTGGCAGAAGGTCCTTGATGCAAAG GTGTGGGGAGATGCTGCATCACAGATCTTCTACTCCCTGGGCTGTGCATGGGGTGGTCTCATTACCATGGCTTCCTATAACAAGTTCCACAACAACTGTTTCAG AGACAGTATCATCATCAGTGTAACCAACTGTGCGACCAGCGTGTATGCCGGCTTTGTCATTTTCTCCATCTTGGGCTTCATGGCACACAACCTGAACGTCCCTGTGTCAGAGGTGGCTGACCACGGCCCGGGCCTGGCCTTTGTGGCCTACCCAGAAGCCCTCACTCTGCTCCCCATCTCACCACTCTGGTCactgctcttcttcttcatgCTTATCCTCCTGGGACTGGGGACTCAG TTCTGTCTGCTGGAGACCCTGGTGACGGCCGTCGTCGATGAGATCGGAACGGACTGGATCATCAGGAACAAGACGGTTGTCACATTGTCCGTGGCCATAGTTGGATTTTTACTTGGAGTGCCACTAACGACACAG GCAGGAATCTATTGGTTGTTACTGATGGACAACTATGCTGCTAGTTTCTCTCTGGTCATCATCTCCTGCATCATGTGCATCTGCGTTATGTATGTTTATG GCTACAGGAACTACTTTAAAGACGTTGAGATGATGTTGGGCTTCCCTCCTCCTGTCTTCTTCAAAGTCTGCTGGAGATTCATCTCCCCCCTCATTATCTCT TTCATCCTGATCTTCACAGTGATCCAGTACAAGCCCATCAAGTACAATAACTACGTGTATCCCGGCTGGTCTCTGGCTATAGGCTTCTCCATGGCTCTGTCCTCAGTCGTCTGCATACCCATCTATGCCCTCTACAAGATCTCAAGGTCCCCAGGAGCCACCTTCAGAGAG CGGTTGAAGTTCGCTTGCATGGCAGATCCAAATTGGGGCCCCGCCCTGCAGGAGCACCGGACAGGCCGCTACGCCCCCATGGCCTCCGAAGACACTGTGGAGGCTCGTCCCCTCAAGGAGAAGGAGGAGCTGAAGGAAGAGCTGAAAGATGAcgagaaggagaggaaggatGAGATCAGCCTCACCATCCAGGGAAGCAACGGCTccactaacacacacagcaaccCCAACCCCAACGCATAG
- the slc6a9 gene encoding sodium- and chloride-dependent glycine transporter 1 isoform X1 — protein sequence MSETNTIAASTTDQNGAVPGEPVKKDENSRRGNWGNQIEFVLTSVGYAVGLGNVWRFPYLCYRNGGGAFMLPYFIMLVFCGIPLFFLELSFGQFASQGCLGVWKISPMFKGVGYGMMVVSTYIGIYYNVVICIAFYYFFMSMTNLLPWTYCNNPWNTPDCSGVLGSSPHLNASLVNTTTSLVAAVSEVVNRTKRTSPSEEYWKHYVLNISDDIGNFGEVRLPILGCLAVSWFVVFLCLIKGVKSSGKVVYFTATFPYLVLTILFIRGITLDGAINGIKFYLTPQWQKVLDAKVWGDAASQIFYSLGCAWGGLITMASYNKFHNNCFRDSIIISVTNCATSVYAGFVIFSILGFMAHNLNVPVSEVADHGPGLAFVAYPEALTLLPISPLWSLLFFFMLILLGLGTQFCLLETLVTAVVDEIGTDWIIRNKTVVTLSVAIVGFLLGVPLTTQAGIYWLLLMDNYAASFSLVIISCIMCICVMYVYGYRNYFKDVEMMLGFPPPVFFKVCWRFISPLIISFILIFTVIQYKPIKYNNYVYPGWSLAIGFSMALSSVVCIPIYALYKISRSPGATFRERLKFACMADPNWGPALQEHRTGRYAPMASEDTVEARPLKEKEELKEELKDDEKERKDEISLTIQGSNGSTNTHSNPNPNA from the exons AACGGAGCAGTTCCAGGCGAGCCAGTGAAGAAGGATGAAAACTCCCGGAGAGGGAACTGGGGCAACCAGATAGAGTTTGTCCTCACCAGCGTGGGCTATGCTGTGGGCCTGGGCAATGTCTGGAGGTTTCCCTACCTTTGCTACAGAAATGGAGGAG GTGCCTTCATGTTACCATACTTCATCATGCTGGTGTTCTGTGGCattcctctcttcttccttgAGCTGTCCTTCGGTCAGTTCGCCAGCCAGGGGTGTCTGGGAGTATGGAAGATCAGCCCCATGTTCAAAG GTGTGGGCTATGGCATGATGGTGGTGTCTACCTACATTGGGATCTATTACAACGTGGTCATTTGCATTGCCTTCTACTATTTCTTCATGTCCATGACAAACTTGCTTCCATGGACCTACTGCAACAACCCGTGGAACACACCGGACTGCAGCGGGGTGCTGGGCAGCAGCCCCCACCTCAACGCCAGCCTGGTTAACACTACCACAAGCCTGGTAGCAGCGGTATCCGAAGTAGTCAACCGTACCAAGAGGACCAGCCCCAGTGAGGAGTACTGGAA ACACTATGTGTTGAACATCTCGGATGATATTGGAAATTTTGGAGAGGTCCGtcttcctatcctgggctgccTGGCTGTGTCCTGGTTTGTCGTATTTCTCTGTCTCATCAAGGGTGTTAAATCCTCTGGAAAG gTGGTGTACTTTACAGCCACATTCCCCTATCTTGTTTTGACCATCCTGTTTATCCGTGGCATCACCCTGGACGGAGCCATCAATGGCATCAAGTTCTACCTGACTCCACAGTGGCAGAAGGTCCTTGATGCAAAG GTGTGGGGAGATGCTGCATCACAGATCTTCTACTCCCTGGGCTGTGCATGGGGTGGTCTCATTACCATGGCTTCCTATAACAAGTTCCACAACAACTGTTTCAG AGACAGTATCATCATCAGTGTAACCAACTGTGCGACCAGCGTGTATGCCGGCTTTGTCATTTTCTCCATCTTGGGCTTCATGGCACACAACCTGAACGTCCCTGTGTCAGAGGTGGCTGACCACGGCCCGGGCCTGGCCTTTGTGGCCTACCCAGAAGCCCTCACTCTGCTCCCCATCTCACCACTCTGGTCactgctcttcttcttcatgCTTATCCTCCTGGGACTGGGGACTCAG TTCTGTCTGCTGGAGACCCTGGTGACGGCCGTCGTCGATGAGATCGGAACGGACTGGATCATCAGGAACAAGACGGTTGTCACATTGTCCGTGGCCATAGTTGGATTTTTACTTGGAGTGCCACTAACGACACAG GCAGGAATCTATTGGTTGTTACTGATGGACAACTATGCTGCTAGTTTCTCTCTGGTCATCATCTCCTGCATCATGTGCATCTGCGTTATGTATGTTTATG GCTACAGGAACTACTTTAAAGACGTTGAGATGATGTTGGGCTTCCCTCCTCCTGTCTTCTTCAAAGTCTGCTGGAGATTCATCTCCCCCCTCATTATCTCT TTCATCCTGATCTTCACAGTGATCCAGTACAAGCCCATCAAGTACAATAACTACGTGTATCCCGGCTGGTCTCTGGCTATAGGCTTCTCCATGGCTCTGTCCTCAGTCGTCTGCATACCCATCTATGCCCTCTACAAGATCTCAAGGTCCCCAGGAGCCACCTTCAGAGAG CGGTTGAAGTTCGCTTGCATGGCAGATCCAAATTGGGGCCCCGCCCTGCAGGAGCACCGGACAGGCCGCTACGCCCCCATGGCCTCCGAAGACACTGTGGAGGCTCGTCCCCTCAAGGAGAAGGAGGAGCTGAAGGAAGAGCTGAAAGATGAcgagaaggagaggaaggatGAGATCAGCCTCACCATCCAGGGAAGCAACGGCTccactaacacacacagcaaccCCAACCCCAACGCATAG